The Chthoniobacterales bacterium DNA segment CTGGCCGACGGTGACCACGAGACGCCACTGCAATGGCCCGCGGTGAATGGCGGCAATCAGTGCGTCGAAGAGGTAGTTCTTGTCCGCCTTCTCCGGCTCGGGGCCGATCGGCGCGAACGGCTGGACCGGCACGAGCGACCAGCGAACGGGCGTCACCTCGCCGGCGGCATTGATGAACCGGAAAGCGTTGAGGCCATTGTAGGTGCTGTTGTCGAAACCGGAGGAACCCGGATTGGCGCCGATCACCGGGAAATTGCGGCCAGCCTCGGGATATTTTTCGATGAAGGCCTTCATCTTCGCGCCATCGGGCTTTCCGGTGGCCGGGTCCGGCGCGGAAGCGAGCAGCAGGTCGTAGAAGGCCTGCGGCGTGTGGACGGGGAAGACCGGAATATTGATGCAGCCGGTGCGCCATTCCTCGCCATTCGGCAGCTGGAACAGAATGGCCAGGCTGCGCACGATGCGCGACGAGTCAGGGACGTAGGGCTTCCCGCCCGCAAATGCGAAGCGGCCGACGAAAGGCACCCGGCCGGCCGGGAAGACCGCGGCTCTGGAGAGTGCGACGCCGTTGCCATTGCTCTCGAAGGTGCCGGCGATGCAGACGCCCTTCGCGTGATTGCGGCGGAAGCCGGGGAAGGTGCCGTTGACCTGCTGGAAGCGATCGACCATCGCCGTCGGCGACAGCGCGTGCGGCGTGAGCCAGCCGCCGACATAGGCGAACAGGCCGGCGATGCCGCCCAGCACCGCGCCGATGATCCCGAATCGCAGCGCGAGCCCCGCCCGCGATAGGGGCGGCGGTGTTTCCGGATTCGATTCGCTGGCGTTCATCGGTCTTCCATCCAATCCAGCAGGTGCCGGGCCAGCGACGGAACCTCAGGGGCTCAACGACATCGCCTTTCCGGGGAAGAAACAATCTTGCATTGGCAAATCTATCCGCCCGCGATCGCGCCCATCGATGAAGGGCTCAGCATTCCGTAATCGCGGAACGCCTCACGCGAGCCACGACCAATGCATCGCCCCCAGCGTCAGTGCCCGCTCTCGTAGTGCTTCAGCCGGCCGTCAATCACGAACGGCCCAAAGGGAACGAGCGCCGCGAGAAGGACCAGCGCCGCCCGCCCAATCGGCCAGCCGCCGCGGATCACCAGCGCAGCCAGCAGTCCGCACACGCCCATGAAAAGCACGCCGTGCAGCCAGCCGACGACAATCACAGCCTGCGGCAGGCCGGCCGCATATTTGAGCGGCATGGCCACGCCGAGCAGAAGCAGGAAGGAAACGCCCTCGGCGAGGGTGGTGAGACGCAGGAGATGAGCGGCAGGCATCGGAGTCGAGTGATCGAAAGTGCCCCGACAGAACCGCCGGTCGCGGCGGACGTCAACCCGTCTTGCGCAGGCTGCGGGAAAATATCCGGTAGAGCGGAGGGGCTGACGCGCCTTCGTGAACACGGTGAACCGGCGCGGCTGGCACTTGCCGACGCTAAAGGCCTGGCGATTCCCATGTCGCCGATTCCGACTCGGAGGCCGGAATCGGCGGGAATCGGATGCCTACAGCGTCGCGAGGATGCCGTTGAACGTCGCGCTCGGGCGGAGGGCGGCGTTGGCCTTCGCGTCGTCGGGCTGGTAGTAACCGCCGATATCGACGGCGCTGCCCTGCACGGCGAGAAGTTCCTCGACGATTTTCGACTCGTTCGCGGTGAGGGCTTCGGCGACGGGCGTGAAGAGGGCCTTCAGCTCGGCGTCGGCGTCCTGCGCGGCGAGGGCCTGGGCCCAGTAGAGCGCGAGATAGAAGTGGCTGCCGCGGTTGTCGATGGTGCCGAGTTTGCGGCCGGGCGAACGGTCGTTCTCGAGGAACTTGCCGGTCGCGGCGTCGAGCGTGTCGGCAAGGACCCTGGCTTTCGGCAGGCTGAAGGTGGCGGCGATGTGCTCGAAGCTGGGGGCAAGGGCGAAGAATTCGCCGAGCGAATCCCAGCGGAGGTAGTTTTCCGCGACGAACTGCTGCACGTGCTTCGGCGCAGATCCGCCGGCGCCGGTCTCGAACAGGCCGCCGCCGTTCATGAGCGGGACGATCGAGAGCATCTTGGCGCTGGTGCCGACTTCGAGGATCGGGAAGAGGTCCGTGAGATAGTCGCGGAGGACGTTGCCGGTGACGCTGATGGTGTCTTCACCCTTCACGATGCGCTCGAGGCTGTATTTGCAGGCGTCGGCGGGTGCGAGGACGGGGAACTCGAGACCGGCGGTGTCGTGGTCCCCGAGGTAGAGCTCGATCTTCTTGAGAAGCTCGGCGTCGTGGGCGCGGGTCTTGTCGAGCCAGAAGACGGCGGGGACGCCGGTGGCGCGGGCGCGGTTCACGGCGAGTTTCACCCAGTCGCGGACCGGTGCATCCTTCGTCTGGCAGGCACGCCAGACGTCGCCGGCCTCGACTTCGTGCGTGATGAGGACGTTGCCCGCGGCGTCGGTGACCGTCACGGTGCCGTCGGCGGGGATTTCGAAGGTCTTGTTGTGGGAGCCGTATTCTTCGGCGGCCTGGGCCATGAGACCGACGTTCGGCACGGAGCCCATGGTTTTCGGGTCGAGGGCGCCGTTGGCTTTGCAGAAGTCGATGACGGCCTGGTAGACGCCCGCGTAGCAGCTGTCGGGAATGACCGCGAGGGTGTCCTGCGTCTTGCCGGCAGCGTTCCACATCTTGCCGCCTTCGCGAATCATCGCGGGCATGGAGGCATCGACGATCACATCACTCGGGACGTGGAGATTCGTGATGCCCTTGTCGGAATTCACCATCGCGACAGCGGGGCTGTTTCTGAACAGCGTTTCGAGATCGGCCTTGATGGCGGCCTGCTTCTCCGCGGGCAGCGTGGCGGCCTTTGCGACAAAATCGCCGAAGCCATTGTTGAAATCGACGCCGAGGGCGGCGATGTCGTCCGCGTATTTCTCGATGAGGTCCTTGAAAAAAACCTTCACGGCGTGGCCGAAGAGGATGGGGTCCGAGACCTTCATCATCGTGGCCTTGAGGTGGAGCGAGAAAAGCGTGCCGTCGACCTTCGCGCGAGCGATCTGATCGGCGAGGAAGGAGACGAGCGCATTCTTGCTCATGAACGTCGCGTCGAGAATCTCGCCGGCCTTGAGCGGGGTTTTCTCCTTGAGAACGGTCACGGCGCCGTCCTTTGCGACGAATTCGATCTTCACGTCGGTCGCCTCCGGCACGGTGACGGATTTCTCGTTCGAGCAAAAATCGAACTCGCCCATCGTCGCGACCTCGGTCTGCGAATCCCTGCTCCAGGCGCCCATCTTGTGCGGGTGGGCCTTGGCGTAGTCTTTCACGGCCTTCGGCGCGCGGCGGTCGGAGTTGCCCTCACGGAGGACGGGGTTCACGGCCGAGCCCTTGACCTTGTCGTAGCGGGCCTTGGCGTCCTTCTCGGCGTCGGTGGTCGCGGCCTCGGGATAATCGGGGATGGCGTAGCCCCTGGCCTGCAGCTCGGCGATGGCGGCCTTCAGCTGCGGGATGGAGGCGGAGATGTTCGGTAGCTTGATGATGTTCGCCTCGGGCTCGAGCGTCCACGCACCGAGTTCGGCGAGGGCGTCGGGAACGAGATCGAAGGCCGCGAGGATGCGCCCGGCGAGAGAGATGTCGCGCACTTCCACGGCGATGCCGCTGTGCTTCGTGAACGCCTGAACGATGGGCAGCAGCGAATAGGTCGCGAGGAGCGGGGCTTCGTCGGTCTTCGTGTAGATGATGGTCGGCGTCTTGGACATGGCTTTAGCGCTCTGAAGTAGCCGCCGAGGCGCGGGAGAGTCGATGAAAAACCCTCCGAATCCCCTTGTGGCGACCACTTCGGCCTTTATCACCGCGCCGTTTTCATCCATCGTCCGCATTCCTTCTTCCCCTTTCTTCATGAGCACCAACGTCGAGTCTCACCTCGTCGAAAACCGCGTCTTCAAGCCCTCCCGTGAATTCTCCAAGGCCGCCGGCATCGGCAGCCTCGCCGAATACAGGCGGCTCTACGAGTCCTCCATCAGGCGCCCGGATAAGTTCTGGGCCGCGCAGGCCAGCGAACTCAGCTGGGCCCGGAAATGGACGAAGACGCTGGAATGGAAGGCGCCTTTTGCAAAGTGGTTCGTTGGCGGAAAGTTGAACGCGAGCGCGAACTGCCTCGACCGCCACCTCACCGGCCCGCGCCGCAACAAAGCCGCGATCATCTGGGAGGGCGAGCCCGGCGAAAAGCGCACGCTCACCTACCACCAGCTCCATCGCGAGGTCTGCAAGTTCGCGAACGTCCTCAAGCGCAATGGCGTGAAGAAGGGCGACCGCGTGCTGGTCTACCTCCCGCTCGTCCCCGAGGCCACCGTCACGATGCTCGCCTGCGCCCGCATCGGCGCCGTGCACTCCGTCGTCTTCGGCGGCTTCAGCGCGGACAGCATCAAGGACCGCCTCGCCGACTCCGGCGCAAAGGTCATCGTCACCGCCGACGGCGGATATCGCCGCGGACAGACGGTCACCCTCAAGCAAAGCGTCGACCGCGCCATCGAGGGCAACGAGGCCATCGAGCGCGTCATCGTCCTCCGCCGCGCGAACATCGACATCCACATCAAGGAGGGCCGCGATGTCTGGTGGCATCGCGAGATGGATTACGTGGATGCGAACTGCCCGGCCGTCCCGCTCGATAGCGAGCACCCGCTCTTCATCCTTTATACGAGCGGCTCCACCGGGAAACCGAAGGGCATTCTCCACACCACCGGCGGCTACCTCACCGGCGCCTACACGACGACGAAGTTCATCTTCGACCTGCGCGAAGACGACGTTTACTGGTGCACGGCCGACGTCGGCTGGATCACCGGCCACAGCTATCTCGTCTACGGCCCCCTCGCAAATGGTGCGACCTGCGTGATGTATGAAGGCGCGCCGAACTGGCCGGAGCCCGACCGTTTCTGGGAAATCATCGAGCAATACGGCGTCACGATTCTCTACACCGCGCCGACCGCCATCCGCGCCTTCATCAAATGGGGTGACGAATGGCCCGAGAAGCACGACCTCTCCTCGCTGCGCCTGCTCGGCACCGTCGGCGAGCCAATCAATCCCGAGGCCTGGATGTGGTATCGCGAAAAAATTGGCGGCGGCCGCTGCCCCATCGTGGACACTTGGTGGCAGACGGAAACCGGCGCGATCATGATCTCCCCGCTCCCCGGCGCGACGCCCGCCAAGCCCGGCACGGCCACGCTGCCATTCTTTGGCATCGATGCGGCGATCGTCGACGACGACGGCCGGGAGCTGAAGCACGGGGAAGGCGGCAAGCTCGTCATCCGCAAGCCCTGGCCCTCGATGCTGCGCACGATCTTCGGCGACAAGCCGCGCTACAAGAAAACCTACTGGAGCGAGGTGAAGGGCTGCTACTTCACCGGCGACGGCGCCCGCCGCGACAAGGACGGCTATTTCTGGATCACCGGTCGCATGGACGACGTGCTCAACGTCGCCGGCCACCGTCTCGGCACCGCCGAGGTCGAGAGCGCGCTCGTCGCGCACGAAGCCGTGGCCGAGGCCGCGGTCGTCGGCCGGCCCGACGAAATCAAGGGCCAGGGCGTCGTCGCCTTCGTCACGCTCAAGGTCGGCGTCGCCGCGAACCACGAGCTCAAGGAATGCCTCCGCAGGCACGTCGGCGAAATCATCGGCCCGATCGCGAAGCCGGACGAAATTCGCTTTGCCGACATGCTGCCCAAGACGCGCAGCGGCAAGATCATGCGCCGCCTGCTCAAGGAAGTCGCCGGCGGGGGGGGCGTCACGGGCGATACGACCACGCTCGAGGATCTCAACGTCCTGGCCAGGCTCGGCAAGGCCGACGAATAACCGGAGGGAGGGCGCCTGCGCGAGCTGGCGCCTTTCCTGTGACCAGAGGGAAACGAAACAGGCCGCGCGGTTCGCGCGGCCTGTTCAAAGTCGAACTCGAAAGTCGGTCGGCTTACTTGCCAGCCTTCTCTTCGATGTATTTGATGACGTCGCCGACGCTCTGGAGCTTCTCGGCGTCTTCGTCGGGCACTTCGACGTTGAACTCCTCTTCGAAAGCCATCACGAGCTCG contains these protein-coding regions:
- a CDS encoding DUF3817 domain-containing protein; protein product: MPAAHLLRLTTLAEGVSFLLLLGVAMPLKYAAGLPQAVIVVGWLHGVLFMGVCGLLAALVIRGGWPIGRAALVLLAALVPFGPFVIDGRLKHYESGH
- the acs gene encoding acetate--CoA ligase, whose translation is MSTNVESHLVENRVFKPSREFSKAAGIGSLAEYRRLYESSIRRPDKFWAAQASELSWARKWTKTLEWKAPFAKWFVGGKLNASANCLDRHLTGPRRNKAAIIWEGEPGEKRTLTYHQLHREVCKFANVLKRNGVKKGDRVLVYLPLVPEATVTMLACARIGAVHSVVFGGFSADSIKDRLADSGAKVIVTADGGYRRGQTVTLKQSVDRAIEGNEAIERVIVLRRANIDIHIKEGRDVWWHREMDYVDANCPAVPLDSEHPLFILYTSGSTGKPKGILHTTGGYLTGAYTTTKFIFDLREDDVYWCTADVGWITGHSYLVYGPLANGATCVMYEGAPNWPEPDRFWEIIEQYGVTILYTAPTAIRAFIKWGDEWPEKHDLSSLRLLGTVGEPINPEAWMWYREKIGGGRCPIVDTWWQTETGAIMISPLPGATPAKPGTATLPFFGIDAAIVDDDGRELKHGEGGKLVIRKPWPSMLRTIFGDKPRYKKTYWSEVKGCYFTGDGARRDKDGYFWITGRMDDVLNVAGHRLGTAEVESALVAHEAVAEAAVVGRPDEIKGQGVVAFVTLKVGVAANHELKECLRRHVGEIIGPIAKPDEIRFADMLPKTRSGKIMRRLLKEVAGGGGVTGDTTTLEDLNVLARLGKADE
- a CDS encoding catalase family peroxidase, with the protein product MNASESNPETPPPLSRAGLALRFGIIGAVLGGIAGLFAYVGGWLTPHALSPTAMVDRFQQVNGTFPGFRRNHAKGVCIAGTFESNGNGVALSRAAVFPAGRVPFVGRFAFAGGKPYVPDSSRIVRSLAILFQLPNGEEWRTGCINIPVFPVHTPQAFYDLLLASAPDPATGKPDGAKMKAFIEKYPEAGRNFPVIGANPGSSGFDNSTYNGLNAFRFINAAGEVTPVRWSLVPVQPFAPIGPEPEKADKNYLFDALIAAIHRGPLQWRLVVTVGQPGDPTGDASAMWPADRKQVDVGMLTIDRIESEDTSPTRDITFDPLVLPDGIAASDDPLLSARSAAYLKSFARREGERKEPSAVSPAEVAK
- a CDS encoding NADP-dependent isocitrate dehydrogenase, with protein sequence MSKTPTIIYTKTDEAPLLATYSLLPIVQAFTKHSGIAVEVRDISLAGRILAAFDLVPDALAELGAWTLEPEANIIKLPNISASIPQLKAAIAELQARGYAIPDYPEAATTDAEKDAKARYDKVKGSAVNPVLREGNSDRRAPKAVKDYAKAHPHKMGAWSRDSQTEVATMGEFDFCSNEKSVTVPEATDVKIEFVAKDGAVTVLKEKTPLKAGEILDATFMSKNALVSFLADQIARAKVDGTLFSLHLKATMMKVSDPILFGHAVKVFFKDLIEKYADDIAALGVDFNNGFGDFVAKAATLPAEKQAAIKADLETLFRNSPAVAMVNSDKGITNLHVPSDVIVDASMPAMIREGGKMWNAAGKTQDTLAVIPDSCYAGVYQAVIDFCKANGALDPKTMGSVPNVGLMAQAAEEYGSHNKTFEIPADGTVTVTDAAGNVLITHEVEAGDVWRACQTKDAPVRDWVKLAVNRARATGVPAVFWLDKTRAHDAELLKKIELYLGDHDTAGLEFPVLAPADACKYSLERIVKGEDTISVTGNVLRDYLTDLFPILEVGTSAKMLSIVPLMNGGGLFETGAGGSAPKHVQQFVAENYLRWDSLGEFFALAPSFEHIAATFSLPKARVLADTLDAATGKFLENDRSPGRKLGTIDNRGSHFYLALYWAQALAAQDADAELKALFTPVAEALTANESKIVEELLAVQGSAVDIGGYYQPDDAKANAALRPSATFNGILATL